One window of Quercus robur chromosome 5, dhQueRobu3.1, whole genome shotgun sequence genomic DNA carries:
- the LOC126727145 gene encoding glucose-6-phosphate/phosphate translocator 2, chloroplastic-like, with the protein MISSVKLTASSFTTRKLPLPKPQYFLQPTSQNVKQNLIINHSFSCQKPLYISSIENFSLLKKTEQRGTECKAYEADQSRPLEVNIDLPDEQARLEAAQRLRIGIYFATWWALNVVFNIYNKKVLNAFPYPWLTSTLSLATGSLMMLISWATRIADAPKTDLEFWKTLFPVAVAHTIGHVAATVSMSKVAVSFTHIIKSGEPAFSVLVSRFLLGETFPVPVYLSLLPIIGGCALAAVTELNFNMTGFMGAMISNLAFVFRNIFSKKGMKGKSVSGMNYYACLSILSLLILTPFAIAVEGPKMWAAGWENAISQIGPHFIWWVAAQSVFYHLYNQVSYMSLDQISPLTFSIGNTMKRISVIVSSILIFHTPIQPINALGAAIAILGTFLYSQAKL; encoded by the exons ATGATCTCTTCAGTGAAGCTCACAGCCTCGTCCTTCACAACCCGAAAGCTTCCTCTTCCGAAGcctcaatattttttacaacccACTTCTCAAAATGTCAAACAGAACCTTATTATTAACCATTCCTTCTCTTGTCAGAAGCCACTTTACATTTCATCCATTGAGAATTTCTCATTGCTAAAGAAAACAGAGCAGCGTGGAACAGAGTGCAAGGCCTACGAAGCTGACCAGTCTCGGCCGCTGGAGGTTAACATTGATCTCCCGGACGAGCAGGCTCGGTTGGAGGCGGCTCAGAGGCTCAGAATTGGTATATATTTCGCCACCTGGTGGGCTTTGAATGTGGTGTTCAACATATACAACAAGAAGGTTTTGAATGCTTTTCCTTACCCCTGGCTCACTTCGACGCTCTCACTCGCAACTGGGTCGCTCATGATGCTGATCTCGTGGGCCACAAGGATCGCTGATGCTCCGAAAACCGATTTGGAGTTCTGGAAGACTCTTTTCCCT GTTGCAGTGGCGCATACAATTGGACATGTAGCAGCGACTGTGAGCATGTCGAAAGTTGCAGTTTCTTTCACCCACATTATCAAAAGCGGTGAGCCTGCTTTCAGTGTCTTGGTTTCAAGGTTTTTGTTAGGTGAGACGTTTCCGGTGCCGGTTTATTTGTCACTCCTGCCAATTATCGGAGGATGTGCGCTTGCTGCTGTGACCGAGCTCAACTTCAATATGACTG GGTTTATGGGGGCTATGATATCGAATTTGGCGTTTGTGTTTCGGAACATATTCTCAAAGAAAGGGATGAAGGGGAAGTCTGTTAGTGGGATGAACTACTATGCATGTCTATCTATATTGTCTCTATTGATTCTTACACCTTTTGCCATTGCCGTGGAGGGCCCTAAGATGTGGGCTGCTGGCTGGGAAAATGCCATCTCTCAGATTGGACCACATTTCATATG GTGGGTTGCAGCCCAAAGTGTCTTCTATCACTTGTATAACCAAGTTTCATATATGTCTCTCGATCAGATTTCTCCCTTGACATTTAGCATAGGAAACACGATGAAGCGGATATCTGTCATAGTCTCCTCTATCCTAATATTCCACACACCTATCCAACCCATCAATGCTCTTGGAGCTGCTATCGCAATTCTTGGCACCTTCCTCTATTCACAG GCAAAGCTGTGA